A part of Hippopotamus amphibius kiboko isolate mHipAmp2 chromosome 16, mHipAmp2.hap2, whole genome shotgun sequence genomic DNA contains:
- the CCDC102A gene encoding coiled-coil domain-containing protein 102A: MSHGPSPRLAESPQLSKGSLLTILGSPSPERMGPADSLPPTPPSGTPSPGPPPALPLPPAPALLADGDWESREELRLRELEEARARAAQMEKTMRWWSDCTANWREKWSKVRAERNRAREEVRQLRQRLDALTKELAGARRERQEAQGECEARGRELARLRGARGDTDRPPDGPEAEPEREQEPVRDVGSERPQSSQELELVESLLKSRPEEPEGCWEARSVGTGTPRGSSGRQERSRLPWEDTATIEEDASKLTALRLRLDESQKVLLKEREDKMALSRNIEKLEGELSQWKIKYEELSKTKQEMLKQLSILKEAHQDELGRMSEDLEDELGARSSMDRKMAELRGEMERLQAENAAEWGRRERLETEKLGLERENKKLRAQVGDLEEALARRRRQTASALDCDLRASQAALFEKSKELADLKHVHGKLKKQFQEKVAELAHANRRVEQHEAEVKKLRLRVEELKKELAQAEDELDEAHNQARKLQRSLDEQTEQSENLQVQLEHVQSRLRRQQQNAPLFGKIRNTRFSAEEAGDGASDLDEDEDLQIQVA; this comes from the exons ATGAGCCACGGGCCGAGCCCCCGGCTGGCCGAGTCCCCGCAGCTGTCCAAGGGCAGCCTCCTGACCATCCTGGGCAGCCCGTCGCCCGAGCGCATGGGGCCAGCCGACTCGCTGCCGCCCACGCCGCCCAGCGGCACGCCCTCGCCGGGGCCGCCCCCCGCGCTGCCGCTGCCGCCGGCGCCCGCGCTGCTGGCCGACGGGGACTGGGAGAGCCGCGAGGAGCTGCGGCTGCGGGAGCTGGAggaggcgcgcgcgcgcgcggcgcAGATGGAGAAGACCATGCGCTGGTGGTCGGACTGCACAGCCAACTGGCGCGAGAAGTGGAGCAAAGTGCGCGCCGAGCGCAACCGCGCGCGCGAGGAGGTGCGCCAGCTGCGCCAGCGCCTCGACGCGCTCACCAAGGAGCTGGCGGGCGCGCGGCGCGAGCGCCAGGAGGCGCAGGGCGAGTGCGAGGCGCGGGGCCGAGAGCTGGCGCGGCTGCGGGGCGCCCGGGGGGACACGGACAGGCCGCCCGACGGTCCCGAGGCCGAGCCAGAGAGGGAGCAGGAGCCGGTGCGCGACGTGGGGTCAGAGAGACCCCAGAGCAGCCAG GAGCTGGAGTTGGTGGAGAGCCTACTCAAGAGCAGACCAGAGGAGCCCGAGGGCTGCTGGGAGGCACGCAGCGTGGGGACTGGGACCCCACGGGGTAGCTCAGGCCGCCAGGAACGCAGCCGGCTGCCCTGGGAGGACACCGCCACCATTGAGGAAGACGCCTCCAAGTTGACTGCCCTGCGGCTACGGCTGGATGAGTCCCAGAAGGTGCTACTCAAGGAGCGAGA ggatAAAATGGCACTGAGCAGGAACATCGAGAAGCTGGAGGGAGAGCTCAGCCAGTGGAAGATCAAGTATGAGGAGCTGAGCAAGACCAAGCAGGAGATGCTCAAACAA CTCAGCATCCTGAAGGAGGCCCACCAGGACGAGCTGGGCCGCATGTCCGAAGACCTGGAGGACGAGCTGGGTGCGCGCTCCAGCATggacaggaagatggcagagcTGAGGGGTGAG ATGGAGCGGCTGCAGGCGGAGAACGCAGCTGAGTGGGGTCGCCGCGAGCGGCTGGAGACGGAAAAGCTGGGCCTGGAGCGTGAGAACAAGAAGCTGCGGGCGCAGGTCGGGGACCTGGAGGAGGCGCTGGCCCGGCGACGGAGGCAGACAGCCAGCGCGCTGGACTGCGACCTGCGGGCCAGCCAGGCCGCGCTCTTCGAGAAGAGCAAG GAGCTGGCAGACCTGAAGCACGTGCACGGCAAGCTGAAGAAGCAGTTCCAGGAGAAGGTGGCAGAGCTGGCACACGCCAACCGGCGGGTGGAACAGCACGAGGCAGAGGTGAAGAAGCTGCGGCTGCGGGTGGAGGAGCTCAAGAAGGAGCTGGCCCAGGCTGAGGACGAG CTGGACGAGGCCCACAACCAGGCGCGTAAGCTGCAGCGGTCGCTGGACGAGCAGACAGAGCAGAGCGAGAACCTGCAGGTGCAGCTGGAGCACGTGCAGTCCAG